From a single Nostoc sp. MS1 genomic region:
- a CDS encoding DUF4332 domain-containing protein: MPTKNTTISGCDWPIDQLPGLSHEEQSQLQNCGIKTTTGLCKQGKTLESRLALANKLQVHIQYVNKWIALADLARIPSVGTQYCGLLLHAGVISVVQLAEIPTHRLHKQILRLQVATMQRRDLCPAIELVQQWSQQAKMVIGC, encoded by the coding sequence ATGCCTACTAAAAATACAACTATTTCTGGTTGTGACTGGCCAATTGATCAGTTACCCGGATTAAGCCATGAAGAACAATCCCAACTGCAAAATTGTGGGATTAAAACTACAACTGGACTATGCAAACAAGGTAAAACTTTAGAATCTAGGCTCGCTTTGGCTAATAAATTACAGGTGCATATTCAGTATGTAAACAAATGGATAGCCTTAGCAGATTTAGCCAGGATTCCTAGTGTCGGAACACAATATTGTGGGCTGTTACTCCACGCTGGCGTTATTTCTGTGGTGCAGTTAGCGGAAATTCCCACTCATAGATTGCACAAGCAAATTTTGCGCTTGCAGGTGGCAACTATGCAGCGCCGTGATTTGTGTCCAGCCATTGAGTTAGTGCAGCAATGGAGTCAACAAGCGAAAATGGTCATTGGTTGTTAG